One stretch of Plutella xylostella chromosome 15, ilPluXylo3.1, whole genome shotgun sequence DNA includes these proteins:
- the LOC125489594 gene encoding uncharacterized protein LOC125489594 codes for MPKRSSEAKIQYYEAKLQKLQEKQKATPPAVRRRCIVYSDSSTDDNSDNEPLAENLSPQPEEQSPVVTIDAPPETTNTDTLTQVDESEEIDVEFLSALGDTTPETPMYGEKIHETLAQRWLPILRRGLPKEAAESLLKEYRIPENCKLLRAPTLNPEIISAINGAARGRDKKIENLQQQLGLGITAINRAMNTLVTGSGDDKQDKVQAVKVLSDACRILSDLHYKESESRSNLILPGLDKSFLSVIQDVERDESLFGSKLGDKIRASQMIEKQGLQIKKVVTIQKPPAPSTSKSANGSRYQGNWSTPSRFQPSSSNRGGRGGAQKIQATQRPTYPSRGTTQAKGSYNKQRAPPRH; via the exons atgcCAAAGCGCAGTAGTGAAGCGAAGATTCAGTATTATGAAGCAAAATTACAGAAGTtacaagaaaaacaaaaagccACACCGCCGGCTGTGCGCCGACGATGTATAGTTTATTCAGATTCATCAACGGATGACAACTCAG ACAACGAGCCGCTGGCCGAAAACCTGTCACCACAACCGGAAGAGCAATCTCCCGTGGTAACGATTGATGCTCCGCCTGAGACAACCAATACTGATACCCTGACGCAAGTGGACGAGTCGGAAGAAATTGATGTCGAGTTTCTTTCGGCTTTAGGCGATACAACTCCGGAAACGCCTATGTACGGCGAAAAAATTCACGAGACATTGGCGCAAAGATGGTTGCCAATTCTCCGCCGCGGCTTGCCTAAGGAGGCAGCTGAATCATTACTAAAGGAATATAGGATTCCCGAAAATTGTAAACTGTTGAGAGCGCCGACACTCAACCCAGAAATCATTTCGGCCATAAACGGTGCTGCCAGGGGCAGAGATAAGAAGATCGAGAATCTTCAGCAACAACTCGGCCTGGGCATAACTGCTATCAACCGAGCCATGAATACACTGGTTACTGGCAGCGGTGATGATAAGCAGGATAAAGTCCAAGCTGTTAAGGTTTTATCTGATGCATGCCGCATATTATCTGACCTTCACTATAAAGAATCAGAATCCAgatcaaatttaattttaccagGACTGGACAAATCTTTCCTTTCTGTCATTCAAGATGTAGAAAGGGACGAGTCGCTATTTGGAAGTAAACTCGGTGACAAGATCAGAGCATCTCAGATGATCGAGAAACAAGGActccaaattaaaaaagtCGTCACGATCCAGAAACCTCCTGCGCCGTCCACGTCCAAGTCGGCTAACGGATCCCGCTACCAGGGAAACTGGTCCACGCCTTCCCGCTTCCAGCCGTCGTCGTCGAAcaggggggggaggggaggCGCGCAGAAGATCCAAGCGACGCAGAGACCAACGTATCCGTCACGGGGAACGACACAAGCGAAGGGCAGCTACAACAAGCAGCGTGCTCCTCCACGCCACTAA